From the genome of Streptomyces sp. NBC_01260, one region includes:
- a CDS encoding ROK family glucokinase → MGLTIGVDIGGTKIAAGVVDEEGHILSTFKVPTPPTAEGIVDAIAAAVSGASEGHPVEAVGIGAAGYVDDKRATVLFAPNINWRHEPLKDKVEQRVGLPVVVENDANAAAWGEYRFGAGQGHEDVICITLGTGLGGGIIIGNKLRRGRFGVAAEFGHIRVVPDGLLCGCGSQGCWEQYASGRALVRYAKQRANATPENATILLSLGDGTVEGIEGKHISEAARQGCPVAVDSFRELARWAGAGLADLASLFDPSAFIVGGGVSDEGELVLDPIRKSFRRWLIGGEWRPHAQVLAAQLGGKAGLVGAADLARQG, encoded by the coding sequence ATGGGACTCACCATCGGCGTCGATATCGGCGGCACGAAGATCGCAGCTGGAGTGGTCGACGAAGAGGGCCACATCCTCTCGACCTTCAAGGTGCCGACCCCGCCGACGGCCGAAGGCATCGTGGACGCGATCGCGGCGGCGGTGTCCGGCGCGAGCGAGGGGCACCCGGTCGAGGCCGTCGGCATCGGCGCGGCAGGATACGTCGACGACAAGCGTGCCACGGTGCTGTTCGCACCGAACATCAACTGGCGGCACGAGCCGCTCAAGGACAAGGTCGAGCAGCGCGTCGGCCTCCCGGTGGTCGTCGAGAACGACGCCAACGCGGCTGCCTGGGGCGAGTACCGCTTCGGCGCGGGCCAGGGCCACGAGGACGTCATCTGCATCACGCTCGGCACCGGGCTGGGCGGCGGCATCATCATCGGCAACAAGCTGCGCCGCGGACGCTTCGGCGTGGCCGCCGAGTTCGGCCACATCCGGGTCGTCCCGGACGGTCTGCTCTGCGGCTGCGGCAGCCAGGGCTGCTGGGAGCAGTACGCCTCCGGGCGGGCGCTCGTCCGGTACGCGAAGCAGCGGGCCAACGCCACCCCCGAGAACGCCACGATCCTGCTGTCGCTCGGCGACGGCACGGTCGAGGGCATCGAGGGCAAGCACATCAGTGAGGCCGCCCGGCAGGGCTGCCCGGTGGCCGTCGACTCGTTCCGCGAGCTGGCCCGCTGGGCCGGTGCCGGACTGGCCGACCTCGCCTCGCTCTTCGACCCGTCCGCCTTCATCGTCGGCGGCGGCGTCTCGGACGAGGGCGAACTGGTCCTCGACCCGATCCGCAAGTCGTTCCGGCGCTGGCTGATCGGCGGCGAGTGGCGTCCGCACGCCCAGGTTCTCGCGGCCCAACTGGGCGGCAAGGCCGGACTGGTGGGCGCGGCGGACCTGGCCCGGCAGGGCTGA
- a CDS encoding endonuclease/exonuclease/phosphatase family protein: protein MAMMSLPESRTEQDGSAVIRVLSYNIRSMRDDGAALARVIRACAPDLVLVQEAPRFFRWRKRAARLAAATDLVVLGGGATAAGPLLLCSLRAAVERTEDVLLPLTPGLHRRGFATAVVRIAGTRLGVLSCHLSLQREERLAQAESLLGQLDAMGVEHAVVGGDLNDVPSGQAFRRLAGRLQDCWTVQPRGGEHTFPPHDPRKRIDAVFATRGIEVLGCGVPAGLPGVAEGDLLAASDHLPVLAVLRVPAAGAS from the coding sequence ATGGCCATGATGTCGCTGCCAGAATCCCGTACCGAGCAGGACGGCTCGGCCGTCATCAGAGTGCTCAGCTACAACATCCGGTCGATGCGTGACGACGGTGCGGCGCTGGCCCGGGTGATCCGCGCCTGCGCACCCGATCTGGTCCTGGTCCAGGAGGCGCCGCGCTTCTTCCGCTGGCGCAAGCGAGCCGCCCGGCTCGCCGCCGCCACCGATCTGGTGGTCCTCGGCGGCGGAGCCACCGCGGCCGGACCGCTGCTGCTCTGCTCACTGCGCGCCGCGGTGGAGCGCACCGAGGACGTCCTGCTGCCGCTCACCCCCGGACTGCACCGCAGGGGCTTCGCCACCGCGGTCGTGCGGATCGCGGGCACCCGGCTCGGAGTGCTGAGCTGCCATCTGAGCCTCCAGCGGGAGGAGCGCCTCGCCCAGGCGGAGTCGCTGCTCGGCCAGCTGGACGCGATGGGGGTGGAACACGCCGTGGTGGGCGGTGACCTCAACGACGTACCGAGCGGGCAGGCGTTCCGCCGGCTGGCCGGGCGGCTCCAGGACTGCTGGACGGTACAGCCCCGGGGCGGCGAGCACACCTTCCCGCCGCACGACCCGCGCAAGCGGATCGACGCGGTCTTCGCGACCCGGGGCATCGAGGTGCTCGGCTGCGGTGTCCCGGCCGGGCTGCCCGGCGTGGCCGAGGGCGACCTGCTGGCCGCGAGCGACCACCTGCCGGTGCTGGCCGTGCTGCGGGTGCCCGCGGCCGGTGCGTCTTAG
- a CDS encoding IS5 family transposase (programmed frameshift), with amino-acid sequence MGRGDLTNAEWDRLESFLPPGGTRGGRWSDHRRVINGVLYRVRTGVQWRDLPERFGPWETVYKRHRRWSADGTWQMLLSRIQVAEDAEGGIDWDVSVDSTAVRAHQHAAGARKAPPRRPSKGGQVGDEPGRSGTAETDHPPGGGGQVGECLGRSRGGFTTKIHLVAEGRCRPLAFVLTPGHYGDGPQLERVLEQVLVPRAGVGRPRTRPDHVLADKAYTSRKNRRYLRRRGIRHTIPERLDQQRHRKNRGSRGGRPTGFDSELYKKRNTVERTINRLKGFRAVATRYEKRAYIYLGTVTLAALMIWLRT; translated from the exons ATGGGCCGTGGGGATCTGACGAATGCGGAGTGGGATCGGCTGGAGTCGTTCCTACCTCCTGGTGGTACGCGTGGAGGTCGGTGGAGCGATCACCGCCGGGTGATCAACGGGGTTCTCTACCGGGTGCGGACCGGCGTGCAGTGGCGGGATCTGCCGGAGCGATTCGGGCCATGGGAGACGGTCTATAAACGACATCGTCGCTGGTCAGCCGATGGAACCTGGCAGATGCTGCTGTCTCGCATCCAGGTAGCCGAGGACGCCGAGGGCGGCATCGACTGGGACGTGTCGGTGGACTCGACAGCCGTGCGAGCCCACCAGCACGCCGCCGGTGCGAGGAAAGCGCCCCCG CGCCGTCCCTCAAAGGGGGGCCAAGTGGGGGACGAACCAGGTCGATCCGGTACTGCGGAGACTGACCATCCGCCTGGAGGAGGTGGTCAGGTCGGCGAATGTCTGGGACGTTCCCGCGGAGGATTCACCACCAAGATCCACCTCGTTGCCGAGGGACGATGCCGGCCCCTCGCCTTCGTCCTGACACCCGGACACTACGGAGACGGACCCCAGCTCGAGCGGGTGCTGGAACAGGTTCTGGTGCCGCGAGCCGGAGTCGGCCGGCCACGCACCCGGCCCGACCATGTCTTGGCGGACAAGGCCTACACGTCCCGGAAGAACCGCCGCTACCTGCGACGACGCGGAATCCGGCACACCATCCCCGAACGTCTCGACCAGCAGAGACACCGCAAGAACCGAGGTTCACGCGGCGGTCGGCCTACCGGTTTCGACAGCGAGCTCTACAAGAAGCGCAACACCGTCGAACGCACCATCAACCGCCTCAAAGGCTTCCGCGCCGTCGCGACCCGCTACGAGAAACGCGCCTACATCTACCTCGGCACCGTCACACTCGCAGCACTCATGATCTGGCTCCGTACATGA
- a CDS encoding alpha/beta hydrolase, producing the protein MPVLPGAEPFRHEGGEVGVLLCHGFTGSPQSLRPWADYLAARGLTVSLPLLPGHGTRWQDMQVTGWQDWYAEVDRELRSLLERCAQVFVFGLSMGGALSLRLAAKHGHAVQGLVLVNPANKVHGLAAHALPVARHLVPTTKGLTSDIALAGSEEVGYDRVPLHAAHSVRKFFRLVDAELPQVTQPILLLHSPQDHVVPPADSARILSRVSSTEVEEILLEQSYHVATLDHDAERIFDESYSFIGRLAPSVGKKGSTSGG; encoded by the coding sequence GTGCCGGTCCTTCCTGGAGCCGAGCCGTTCCGCCACGAGGGCGGAGAGGTCGGCGTCCTCCTCTGCCACGGATTCACCGGCTCCCCGCAGTCGCTGCGCCCCTGGGCCGACTACCTGGCGGCGCGCGGGCTGACGGTCTCGCTGCCCCTGCTCCCGGGGCACGGCACCCGCTGGCAGGACATGCAGGTGACCGGCTGGCAGGACTGGTACGCGGAGGTGGACCGGGAGCTGCGGTCGCTGCTGGAGCGGTGCGCCCAGGTCTTCGTCTTCGGTCTCTCCATGGGCGGCGCCCTCTCGCTGCGGCTCGCGGCGAAGCACGGTCACGCGGTCCAGGGCCTGGTGCTCGTCAATCCGGCCAACAAGGTGCACGGTCTCGCGGCGCACGCGCTGCCGGTCGCCCGTCATCTGGTGCCGACGACGAAGGGCCTGACCAGCGACATCGCCCTGGCGGGCTCCGAAGAGGTGGGCTACGACCGGGTGCCGCTGCACGCGGCGCACTCGGTACGGAAGTTCTTCCGGCTGGTCGACGCCGAACTGCCCCAGGTGACCCAGCCGATCCTGCTGCTGCACAGCCCGCAGGACCATGTCGTGCCGCCCGCCGACTCGGCCCGGATCCTGAGCCGGGTCTCGTCCACGGAGGTCGAGGAGATCCTCCTGGAACAGAGCTACCACGTGGCGACGTTGGACCACGATGCGGAGCGGATCTTCGACGAGAGCTATTCGTTCATCGGCCGCCTCGCTCCGAGCGTCGGGAAGAAGGGGAGCACGTCCGGTGGCTGA
- a CDS encoding lysophospholipid acyltransferase family protein translates to MIYGAMKFSIGGSLKLAFRPWVEGLENIPAQGPAILASNHLSFSDSFFLPAVLDRKVTFIAKAEYFTAPGVKGKLTAAFFKGVGQLPVDRSGARGAGEAAIKAGIEVIESGGLFGIYPEGTRSPDGRLYRGKPGGLARVALATGAPVIPVAMIDTEKIQPPGQVVPKLLRPGIRIGKPLDFSRYHGMEGDRFILRSVTDEVMYEIMRLSGQEYVDIYATAAKRQIADEAKQRSEAAKRAASDGRDEQRGTDEDRDGA, encoded by the coding sequence TTGATCTACGGCGCTATGAAGTTCTCCATCGGCGGGTCGCTGAAGCTCGCGTTCAGGCCGTGGGTGGAGGGCCTGGAGAACATTCCCGCGCAGGGACCCGCGATTCTCGCGAGCAACCATCTGTCCTTCTCCGACTCCTTCTTCCTGCCCGCCGTCCTGGACCGCAAGGTCACCTTCATCGCCAAGGCCGAGTACTTCACCGCGCCCGGCGTCAAGGGCAAGCTGACCGCCGCCTTCTTCAAGGGCGTCGGCCAGCTCCCGGTGGACCGCTCGGGCGCCCGGGGCGCCGGCGAGGCGGCGATCAAGGCCGGCATCGAGGTGATCGAGAGCGGCGGCCTCTTCGGTATCTACCCGGAGGGCACCCGCTCGCCCGACGGCCGCCTCTACCGGGGCAAGCCCGGCGGGCTCGCCCGGGTGGCGCTCGCGACCGGGGCGCCGGTGATCCCCGTCGCGATGATCGACACGGAGAAGATCCAGCCGCCCGGCCAGGTGGTGCCCAAGCTGTTGCGCCCGGGGATCAGGATCGGCAAGCCGCTCGACTTCAGCCGGTACCACGGCATGGAGGGCGACCGCTTCATCCTGCGCTCGGTCACCGACGAGGTGATGTACGAGATCATGAGGCTCTCCGGGCAGGAGTACGTAGACATCTACGCGACCGCCGCCAAGCGGCAGATCGCGGACGAGGCGAAGCAGCGCTCGGAGGCCGCCAAGCGGGCCGCGTCCGACGGCCGGGACGAGCAGCGGGGTACGGACGAGGACCGCGACGGCGCCTGA
- the macS gene encoding MacS family sensor histidine kinase, translating to MAKRVRVVRMSVEQPLWRALTAYRILTMLYAILLAVFGRDKYDRPWVAVAFLTVMAVWTLATLPKVAGAVACTKRFLGADLALALAGILLTPLADFQAQHVDGPTLPSIWTAGSVLAFAIKGGWRWAAFASSFVAVANLIERAEPSRDTLHNVLLVWVASIAIGYVVEVARASERTLARALEIEAATRERERLARDIHDSVLQVLAMVQRRGTAIGGEAAELGRMAGEQEVALRTLVSSGLVPPTRVSEDAAEGAVVRTVETDDDAPGETDLRSLLAPHAGSRVSFAEPGAPVLLAPAAATELAAAVSAALDNVRVHAGHSARAWILVEDWPDEVIVTVRDDGPGIPEGRLAQAEGEGRLGVALSIRGRLAELGGTAELISVPGQGTEVELRVPKTPRGKAGSVR from the coding sequence ATGGCCAAGCGCGTGCGGGTCGTGCGGATGTCGGTCGAGCAGCCGCTGTGGCGTGCCCTGACCGCGTACCGCATTCTGACGATGCTCTACGCGATCCTGCTCGCCGTCTTCGGACGCGACAAGTACGACCGGCCGTGGGTGGCCGTCGCCTTCCTGACGGTCATGGCCGTCTGGACGCTCGCCACCCTGCCGAAGGTCGCCGGCGCGGTGGCCTGCACCAAGCGTTTCCTCGGCGCCGACCTCGCCCTCGCCCTCGCCGGTATCCTCCTCACCCCGCTCGCCGACTTCCAGGCCCAGCACGTCGACGGTCCGACCCTGCCGTCGATCTGGACCGCGGGTTCCGTCCTGGCCTTCGCGATCAAGGGCGGCTGGCGCTGGGCGGCCTTCGCCTCCAGCTTCGTCGCCGTCGCCAACCTCATCGAGCGCGCCGAACCCAGCCGCGACACCCTGCACAACGTCCTGCTGGTTTGGGTCGCCTCCATCGCGATCGGTTACGTCGTCGAGGTGGCCCGCGCCAGTGAGCGAACCCTCGCCCGCGCCCTGGAGATCGAGGCCGCCACCCGGGAACGGGAACGGCTGGCCCGCGACATCCACGACAGCGTGCTCCAGGTCCTGGCGATGGTGCAGCGCCGCGGTACGGCGATCGGCGGCGAGGCCGCCGAGCTGGGCCGGATGGCCGGGGAGCAGGAGGTCGCCCTGCGCACCCTGGTCTCCAGCGGCCTGGTGCCGCCCACCCGGGTCTCCGAGGACGCCGCCGAGGGCGCCGTGGTGCGTACCGTCGAGACGGACGACGACGCGCCGGGCGAGACCGATCTGCGCTCCCTGCTCGCCCCGCACGCCGGCTCCCGGGTCAGCTTCGCGGAGCCCGGCGCCCCGGTGCTGCTCGCGCCCGCGGCGGCGACGGAGCTGGCGGCCGCGGTCAGCGCCGCCCTGGACAATGTCCGGGTGCACGCGGGGCACAGCGCCCGGGCCTGGATCCTGGTCGAGGACTGGCCGGACGAGGTGATCGTCACGGTCCGGGACGACGGGCCGGGCATCCCGGAGGGGCGGCTCGCCCAGGCCGAGGGCGAGGGGCGCCTCGGCGTCGCCCTGTCGATACGCGGGCGGCTGGCCGAACTGGGCGGTACGGCCGAGCTGATCTCGGTGCCCGGCCAGGGCACCGAGGTAGAACTGAGGGTTCCGAAGACTCCACGGGGGAAGGCGGGTTCAGTCCGATGA
- a CDS encoding response regulator has protein sequence MSAEHDRGAAQERPAIRVMVVDDHPMWRDAVARDLAESGFDVVATAGDGPQAVRRAGAVRPDVLVLDLNLPGMPGVQVCKELVGSHPGLRVLVLSASGEHADVLEAVKSGATGYLLKSASTQELTEAVRSTAAGDPVFTPGLAGLVLGEYRRLASEPAPVASDEPKAPELTDRETEVLRLVAKGLSYKQIAERLVISHRTVQNHVQNTLGKLQLHNRVELVRYAIERGLDDI, from the coding sequence ATGAGTGCAGAGCACGACCGGGGTGCGGCGCAAGAGCGGCCGGCCATCAGGGTGATGGTGGTCGACGACCACCCGATGTGGCGCGACGCCGTCGCCCGTGACCTCGCCGAGTCCGGTTTCGACGTGGTGGCGACCGCGGGCGACGGCCCGCAGGCGGTCCGTCGGGCCGGGGCCGTCCGCCCCGACGTCCTCGTCCTCGACCTCAATCTGCCCGGGATGCCGGGCGTCCAGGTCTGCAAGGAGCTCGTCGGCTCGCACCCCGGGCTACGGGTCCTGGTGCTCTCCGCGAGCGGCGAGCACGCCGATGTGCTGGAGGCGGTCAAGTCCGGCGCCACCGGCTATCTGCTCAAGTCGGCGAGCACCCAGGAGCTGACCGAGGCGGTCCGGAGCACCGCCGCCGGTGACCCGGTCTTCACCCCCGGCCTGGCCGGGCTGGTGCTCGGCGAGTACCGCAGGCTGGCCTCCGAACCCGCACCCGTGGCGTCCGACGAGCCGAAGGCCCCGGAGCTCACCGACCGGGAGACCGAGGTGCTGCGGCTGGTCGCCAAGGGACTCTCGTACAAGCAGATCGCCGAACGGCTGGTCATCTCGCACCGCACCGTCCAGAACCATGTCCAGAACACCCTGGGCAAGCTCCAGTTGCACAACCGGGTGGAGCTCGTGCGGTACGCCATCGAGCGGGGACTCGACGACATCTGA
- a CDS encoding 6-phosphofructokinase, with product MRVGVLTGGGDCPGLNAVIRAVVRKGVQEYDYDFIGFRDGWRGPLEGVTVPLSIPAVRGILPRGGTILGSSRTNPLKAEHGVRRIRDNLGRYEVDALVTIGGEDTLGVAATLSDEHGIPCVGVPKTIDNDLSATDYTFGFDTAVGIATEAIDRLHTTAESHMRVLVVEVMGRHAGWIALHSGLAGGANVILIPEQRFHTDQVCAWVSSRFRASYAPIVVVAEGAVPAQGEMVLKDGSQDSFGHVRLSGVGEWLAKEIERRTGNEARTTVLGHVQRGGTPSAFDRWLATRFGLHAIDAVHDGDFGKMVALNGTDIVRVPIAEATARLKTVDPALYAEAGVFFG from the coding sequence ATGCGGGTCGGAGTACTGACCGGGGGCGGCGACTGCCCCGGGCTCAACGCGGTCATCCGTGCCGTCGTCCGCAAGGGCGTGCAGGAGTACGACTACGACTTCATCGGCTTCCGGGACGGCTGGCGCGGACCGCTGGAGGGTGTGACGGTCCCGCTCTCCATCCCGGCGGTGCGCGGCATTCTGCCACGCGGCGGCACCATCCTCGGTTCCTCGCGCACCAACCCGCTCAAGGCGGAGCACGGTGTCCGCCGGATCCGGGACAACCTCGGCAGATACGAGGTCGACGCACTCGTCACGATCGGCGGCGAGGACACCCTCGGGGTGGCGGCGACCCTGTCCGACGAGCACGGCATCCCCTGCGTCGGCGTTCCCAAGACCATCGACAACGACCTCTCCGCCACCGACTACACCTTCGGTTTCGACACGGCCGTCGGCATCGCGACCGAGGCCATCGACCGGCTGCACACCACGGCCGAGTCCCATATGCGCGTCCTCGTCGTCGAGGTGATGGGCCGTCACGCCGGGTGGATCGCGCTGCACTCGGGACTGGCCGGCGGCGCCAACGTCATCCTCATCCCGGAGCAGCGCTTCCACACCGACCAGGTCTGCGCCTGGGTGTCCTCCCGGTTCCGGGCGAGCTACGCCCCGATCGTGGTGGTCGCGGAGGGGGCCGTGCCCGCGCAGGGCGAGATGGTCCTCAAGGACGGCTCGCAGGACTCCTTCGGCCATGTCCGTCTCTCCGGGGTCGGCGAATGGCTGGCCAAGGAGATCGAGCGCCGCACCGGCAATGAGGCCAGGACCACCGTCCTCGGCCACGTCCAGCGCGGCGGCACTCCCAGCGCCTTCGACCGCTGGCTGGCCACCCGGTTCGGCCTGCATGCCATCGACGCCGTGCACGACGGCGACTTCGGGAAGATGGTCGCCCTGAACGGCACGGACATCGTGCGGGTGCCGATCGCGGAGGCGACCGCCCGGCTCAAGACGGTCGACCCCGCGCTCTACGCCGAGGCGGGGGTCTTCTTCGGCTGA
- a CDS encoding 2-hydroxyacid dehydrogenase, which yields MEILAFGVQSDEKPLIEKAFAGKHEVRCLDVFLNRDTAPIAAGYEIISTSVNADLGSSVLQTLAAGGTQMIAQRSTGFNNIDLDVAERLAMRVARVSSYSPHSVAEFAWTLAMAVNRRVIRAASRTRDFDFRLDGLLGRDMHGRTAGVVGTGKIGEAFTRIAHGFGMNLLGWDVAENPACVELGMRYVDKDQLLAESDLISLHVPLLPSTHHVIGKDALARMKDDAILINSSRGGLIDTTALVGELRAGRFLGVGLDVYEAEAGLFFLDKSIEGIDDDTLARLVTFPNVIVTSHQAYYTEDAVGQIIEATVQNVDDYLARRGSDNVLVPAPPGP from the coding sequence GTGGAAATCCTGGCCTTCGGCGTGCAGTCCGACGAGAAGCCGCTGATCGAGAAAGCCTTCGCCGGGAAGCACGAGGTCCGCTGCCTGGACGTCTTCCTGAACCGGGACACCGCACCCATCGCGGCCGGCTACGAGATCATCTCCACCAGCGTCAACGCCGACCTGGGCAGCAGCGTCCTGCAGACCCTCGCGGCCGGCGGCACGCAGATGATCGCCCAGCGCTCCACCGGCTTCAACAACATCGACCTGGACGTCGCCGAGCGCCTCGCCATGCGCGTGGCCCGGGTCTCCTCCTACTCGCCCCACTCGGTCGCCGAATTCGCCTGGACCCTGGCCATGGCGGTCAACCGCCGAGTCATCCGGGCCGCGAGCCGCACCCGCGACTTCGACTTCCGCCTCGACGGGCTCCTCGGCCGGGACATGCACGGCCGCACGGCCGGTGTCGTCGGCACCGGCAAGATCGGTGAGGCCTTCACCCGGATCGCCCATGGCTTCGGCATGAATCTGCTGGGCTGGGACGTCGCCGAGAACCCGGCCTGCGTCGAGCTCGGCATGCGGTACGTCGACAAGGACCAGCTCCTCGCCGAGTCCGACCTGATCAGCCTGCACGTCCCGCTGCTGCCCTCGACCCACCACGTCATCGGCAAGGACGCCCTGGCCCGGATGAAGGACGACGCGATCCTGATCAACTCCAGCCGCGGCGGACTCATCGACACCACCGCCCTGGTCGGGGAGTTGCGGGCCGGCCGGTTCCTCGGCGTCGGACTCGACGTGTACGAGGCCGAGGCCGGGCTCTTCTTCCTCGACAAGTCGATCGAGGGCATCGACGACGACACCCTGGCCCGGCTGGTCACCTTCCCGAACGTCATCGTCACCTCGCACCAGGCGTACTACACCGAGGACGCGGTGGGCCAGATCATCGAGGCCACCGTCCAGAACGTCGACGACTACCTGGCCCGCCGCGGCAGTGACAACGTCCTGGTCCCGGCACCGCCCGGACCCTGA